One window of the Cardiocondyla obscurior isolate alpha-2009 linkage group LG05, Cobs3.1, whole genome shotgun sequence genome contains the following:
- the LOC139102987 gene encoding uncharacterized protein isoform X2: MHEGQKYFKNKAVGIGRLVWQWTLRVGWRCNGKKFARGSGLEIDKMDQQYCLRWNNHPANLTDVLSSLLAREALCDVTLACVGETFKAHQTILSACSPYFESIFLQNTHPHPIIFLKDVNDTEMKALLHFMYKGEVNVSQHLLPMFLKTAEALQIRGLTDNSVNNKTEDKCPSPDPETQTGVRHSDSPNLQSHHDKRKRKNSGSYDVSLSGPPSERFLSDSQTSSQCSYKSSPPVIPKLNNALGVEMEDGGRPMSPASQPQASIKQEVDHHLPDFHDNISLPTNVEWEVQRDGKSDETMDVQNMTSNHPDSAAVQVSRESAIMAGGSLYVDMSGIASEFSGKSYTPLRHSVSINSHHQYKSNSIDQTQSYESLSEYNPNIKTSECDMHRSLSVNQEPGMSVIRSTISANVQRSTPQSRKTGRFRLGWLDIYSWLQYDERSNLMFCKYCRKWSESIPEIRTSFAAGNGNFRLEIVNHHDKCKAHNLCVAKESEAKKSHAYTTKI; this comes from the exons ATGCACGAAGgtcaaaagtattttaaaaataaggcCGTAGGCATTGGCAGATTGGTATGGCAGTGGACGTTAAGGGTCGGGTGGCGTTGTAATGGCAAAAAGTTTGCGAGAG GGTCGGGATTGGAGATAGACAAGATGGACCAGCAGTATTGTCTACGGTGGAACAATCATCCAGCCAACCTCACGGACGTCCTCAGCTCGCTGCTCGCCAGAGAGGCACTCTGTGATGTGACCCTGGCTTGTGTCGGAGAGACCTTCAAGGCGCATCAGACCATACTATCTGCATGCAGTCCGTATTTTGAAAGCATTTTCCTGCAAAACACCCACCCCCATCCGATCATATTCCTTAAGGATGTCAATGACACGGAAATGAAGGCGTTGCTGCACTTTATGTATAAGGGCGAAGTCAATGTTAGTCAGCATCTGCTACCGATGTTCCTTAAAACAGCGGAGGCATTACAGATCAGAGGCCTCACCGATAATAGTGTAAATAACAAGACAGAGGACAAGTGTCCCTCACCAGATCCAGAAACGCAAACTGGAGTCAGACATAGCGACTCGCCTAACCTCCAGTCTCATCATGacaagaggaaaagaaagaattcaGGCAGCTACGACGTTTCTCTTTCTGGTCCACCTAGCGAAAGATTCTTGTCCGACTCACAG ACATCCTCGCAGTGTAGTTACAAATCAAGTCCTCCTGTGATTCCAAAGTTAAATAATGCCCTGGGAGTTGAGATGGAAGATGGTGGTCGACCCATGTCACCTGCTTCACAACCGCAGGCCTCTATTAAACAAGAGGTGGATCATCACTTACCCGACTTTCATGACAATATTTCCCTTCCC ACTAATGTGGAGTGGGAGGTTCAAAGAGATGGGAAGAGTGACGAAACTATGGATGTACAGAACATGACTTCAAATCATCCAGATTCGGCTGCGGTACAAGTTTCTCGCGAAAGTGCCATCATGGCTGGAGGTTCACTCTATGTCGATATGTCGGGAATTGCGTCTGAATTTTCCGGGAAATCGTATACTCCGCTAAGACACTCCGTATCCATAAACTCGCACCATCAATATAAAAGCAATAGCATTGATCAAACACAATCTTACGAATCGCTATCTGAATATAATCCAAATATAAAAACGTCCGAATGTGACATGCATAGATCGTTATCAGTAAATCAGGAACCGGGAATGTCTGTAATTCGGTCAACGATTAGCGCAAACGTGCAACGTTCTACTCCACAAAGTAGAAAGACTGGTAGATTTAGACTCGGGTGGTTAGACATATATTCCTGGCTGCAGTATGATGAAAGATCGAACCTTATGTTTTGCAAATATTGTAGAAAGTGGAGTGAATCCATACCGGAGATTCGCACTTCGTTTGCCGCGGGAAATGGCAATTTTAGACTCGAAATCGTGAACCATCATGATAAATGTAAAGCACATAATCTATGTGTGGCAAAAGAAAGCGAAGCAAAAAAAAGTCACGCTTATACAACGAAAATATGA
- the LOC139102987 gene encoding uncharacterized protein isoform X3: protein MIAGTSVLPARRTPTGSGLEIDKMDQQYCLRWNNHPANLTDVLSSLLAREALCDVTLACVGETFKAHQTILSACSPYFESIFLQNTHPHPIIFLKDVNDTEMKALLHFMYKGEVNVSQHLLPMFLKTAEALQIRGLTDNSVNNKTEDKCPSPDPETQTGVRHSDSPNLQSHHDKRKRKNSGSYDVSLSGPPSERFLSDSQTSSQCSYKSSPPVIPKLNNALGVEMEDGGRPMSPASQPQASIKQEVDHHLPDFHDNISLPTNVEWEVQRDGKSDETMDVQNMTSNHPDSAAVQVSRESAIMAGGSLYVDMSGIASEFSGKSYTPLRHSVSINSHHQYKSNSIDQTQSYESLSEYNPNIKTSECDMHRSLSVNQEPGMSVIRSTISANVQRSTPQSRKTGRFRLGWLDIYSWLQYDERSNLMFCKYCRKWSESIPEIRTSFAAGNGNFRLEIVNHHDKCKAHNLCVAKESEAKKSHAYTTKI from the exons GGTCGGGATTGGAGATAGACAAGATGGACCAGCAGTATTGTCTACGGTGGAACAATCATCCAGCCAACCTCACGGACGTCCTCAGCTCGCTGCTCGCCAGAGAGGCACTCTGTGATGTGACCCTGGCTTGTGTCGGAGAGACCTTCAAGGCGCATCAGACCATACTATCTGCATGCAGTCCGTATTTTGAAAGCATTTTCCTGCAAAACACCCACCCCCATCCGATCATATTCCTTAAGGATGTCAATGACACGGAAATGAAGGCGTTGCTGCACTTTATGTATAAGGGCGAAGTCAATGTTAGTCAGCATCTGCTACCGATGTTCCTTAAAACAGCGGAGGCATTACAGATCAGAGGCCTCACCGATAATAGTGTAAATAACAAGACAGAGGACAAGTGTCCCTCACCAGATCCAGAAACGCAAACTGGAGTCAGACATAGCGACTCGCCTAACCTCCAGTCTCATCATGacaagaggaaaagaaagaattcaGGCAGCTACGACGTTTCTCTTTCTGGTCCACCTAGCGAAAGATTCTTGTCCGACTCACAG ACATCCTCGCAGTGTAGTTACAAATCAAGTCCTCCTGTGATTCCAAAGTTAAATAATGCCCTGGGAGTTGAGATGGAAGATGGTGGTCGACCCATGTCACCTGCTTCACAACCGCAGGCCTCTATTAAACAAGAGGTGGATCATCACTTACCCGACTTTCATGACAATATTTCCCTTCCC ACTAATGTGGAGTGGGAGGTTCAAAGAGATGGGAAGAGTGACGAAACTATGGATGTACAGAACATGACTTCAAATCATCCAGATTCGGCTGCGGTACAAGTTTCTCGCGAAAGTGCCATCATGGCTGGAGGTTCACTCTATGTCGATATGTCGGGAATTGCGTCTGAATTTTCCGGGAAATCGTATACTCCGCTAAGACACTCCGTATCCATAAACTCGCACCATCAATATAAAAGCAATAGCATTGATCAAACACAATCTTACGAATCGCTATCTGAATATAATCCAAATATAAAAACGTCCGAATGTGACATGCATAGATCGTTATCAGTAAATCAGGAACCGGGAATGTCTGTAATTCGGTCAACGATTAGCGCAAACGTGCAACGTTCTACTCCACAAAGTAGAAAGACTGGTAGATTTAGACTCGGGTGGTTAGACATATATTCCTGGCTGCAGTATGATGAAAGATCGAACCTTATGTTTTGCAAATATTGTAGAAAGTGGAGTGAATCCATACCGGAGATTCGCACTTCGTTTGCCGCGGGAAATGGCAATTTTAGACTCGAAATCGTGAACCATCATGATAAATGTAAAGCACATAATCTATGTGTGGCAAAAGAAAGCGAAGCAAAAAAAAGTCACGCTTATACAACGAAAATATGA
- the LOC139102987 gene encoding uncharacterized protein isoform X4, which translates to MDQQYCLRWNNHPANLTDVLSSLLAREALCDVTLACVGETFKAHQTILSACSPYFESIFLQNTHPHPIIFLKDVNDTEMKALLHFMYKGEVNVSQHLLPMFLKTAEALQIRGLTDNSVNNKTEDKCPSPDPETQTGVRHSDSPNLQSHHDKRKRKNSGSYDVSLSGPPSERFLSDSQTSSQCSYKSSPPVIPKLNNALGVEMEDGGRPMSPASQPQASIKQEVDHHLPDFHDNISLPTNVEWEVQRDGKSDETMDVQNMTSNHPDSAAVQVSRESAIMAGGSLYVDMSGIASEFSGKSYTPLRHSVSINSHHQYKSNSIDQTQSYESLSEYNPNIKTSECDMHRSLSVNQEPGMSVIRSTISANVQRSTPQSRKTGRFRLGWLDIYSWLQYDERSNLMFCKYCRKWSESIPEIRTSFAAGNGNFRLEIVNHHDKCKAHNLCVAKESEAKKSHAYTTKI; encoded by the exons ATGGACCAGCAGTATTGTCTACGGTGGAACAATCATCCAGCCAACCTCACGGACGTCCTCAGCTCGCTGCTCGCCAGAGAGGCACTCTGTGATGTGACCCTGGCTTGTGTCGGAGAGACCTTCAAGGCGCATCAGACCATACTATCTGCATGCAGTCCGTATTTTGAAAGCATTTTCCTGCAAAACACCCACCCCCATCCGATCATATTCCTTAAGGATGTCAATGACACGGAAATGAAGGCGTTGCTGCACTTTATGTATAAGGGCGAAGTCAATGTTAGTCAGCATCTGCTACCGATGTTCCTTAAAACAGCGGAGGCATTACAGATCAGAGGCCTCACCGATAATAGTGTAAATAACAAGACAGAGGACAAGTGTCCCTCACCAGATCCAGAAACGCAAACTGGAGTCAGACATAGCGACTCGCCTAACCTCCAGTCTCATCATGacaagaggaaaagaaagaattcaGGCAGCTACGACGTTTCTCTTTCTGGTCCACCTAGCGAAAGATTCTTGTCCGACTCACAG ACATCCTCGCAGTGTAGTTACAAATCAAGTCCTCCTGTGATTCCAAAGTTAAATAATGCCCTGGGAGTTGAGATGGAAGATGGTGGTCGACCCATGTCACCTGCTTCACAACCGCAGGCCTCTATTAAACAAGAGGTGGATCATCACTTACCCGACTTTCATGACAATATTTCCCTTCCC ACTAATGTGGAGTGGGAGGTTCAAAGAGATGGGAAGAGTGACGAAACTATGGATGTACAGAACATGACTTCAAATCATCCAGATTCGGCTGCGGTACAAGTTTCTCGCGAAAGTGCCATCATGGCTGGAGGTTCACTCTATGTCGATATGTCGGGAATTGCGTCTGAATTTTCCGGGAAATCGTATACTCCGCTAAGACACTCCGTATCCATAAACTCGCACCATCAATATAAAAGCAATAGCATTGATCAAACACAATCTTACGAATCGCTATCTGAATATAATCCAAATATAAAAACGTCCGAATGTGACATGCATAGATCGTTATCAGTAAATCAGGAACCGGGAATGTCTGTAATTCGGTCAACGATTAGCGCAAACGTGCAACGTTCTACTCCACAAAGTAGAAAGACTGGTAGATTTAGACTCGGGTGGTTAGACATATATTCCTGGCTGCAGTATGATGAAAGATCGAACCTTATGTTTTGCAAATATTGTAGAAAGTGGAGTGAATCCATACCGGAGATTCGCACTTCGTTTGCCGCGGGAAATGGCAATTTTAGACTCGAAATCGTGAACCATCATGATAAATGTAAAGCACATAATCTATGTGTGGCAAAAGAAAGCGAAGCAAAAAAAAGTCACGCTTATACAACGAAAATATGA